Proteins encoded by one window of Scatophagus argus isolate fScaArg1 chromosome 4, fScaArg1.pri, whole genome shotgun sequence:
- the LOC124057474 gene encoding E3 SUMO-protein ligase ZBED1-like isoform X1 has product MAVAGEVVTMDEEEQSERKEEEIQNKNPWPNLEELFVFKRQQGNNVIMQCKMCLPSKTELSAYKTSTSNLRKHVVRKHPSKLAVFSACSRKSLQELGSKSKQSKLPGIQAQLAVGGAIRASQGTVDRFLIRLICEGHHPFSLVEQPAFKEFAAALNPQYKMLSRPTVKSRIAEATADMKTKLTAHLSNIDHVATTTDCWSAHQKSYIGVTCHWIDEDTFERRSVVLACRHLKGSHTFDVLASVLDDIHCQYRIRGKVVRTTTDSGSNFIKAFSVFGECESESEDARSDTDQEDSEAEDNVEFLDTFSILQEDNGLEYQLPKHQRCACHLLNLVATTDADLAEKKSDTYKRLSRATFGKCQALWNKSGRSHTAAEAVEDYSPKL; this is encoded by the exons ATGGCTGTTGCAGGTGAGGTGGTTACAATGGATGAGGAGGAACAGTCAGAacggaaagaagaggaaatacaaaacaaaaacccttgGCCCAACTTGGAAGAGCTCTTCGTGTTCAAACGCCAACAGGGGAACAACGTAATAATGCagtgcaaaatgtgtttgccCAGCAAAACGGAGCTTTCAGCCTACAAAACTTCGACGTCTAACTTGCGAAAGCATGTGGTG AGAAAGCATCCATCAAAGCTTGCTGTTTTTAGTGCATGTTCACGGAAGTCACTACAGGAGCTAGGAAGCAAGAGTAAACAGAGCAAGCTCCCAGGCATCCAGGCCCAACTTGCGGTGGGAGGTGCCATCCGTGCGTCTCAAGGAACAGTTGACCGCTTCCTCATCAGGCTTATTTGTGAAGGTCACCACCCATTCTCTTTGGTAGAACAGCCAGCATTTAAAGAGTTTGCGGCTGCACTCAATCCTCAATACAAAATGCTATCCAGACCCACTGTTAAGAGCAGAATTGCCGAAGCTACTGCTGATATGAAGACCAAGTTAACAGCGCACCTTAGTAACATAGATCATGTTGCAACCACCACAGATTGTTGGTCTGCGCACCAAAAAAGCTACATAGGGGTCACCTGCCATTGGATTGATGAGGACACCTTTGAGAGAAGATCCGTCGTGCTGGCATGCAGGCACCTAAAAGGCTCACACACATTTGATGTCCTAGCCAGTGTCCTGGATGACATCCACTGCCAGTACCGAATTCGTGGTAAAGTGGTTAGAACCACTACAGATAGTGGCTCCAATTTCATCAAGGCATTCTCTGTATTTGGTGAGTGCGAGTCAGAGTCTGAGGATGCCAGGTCAGACACAGACCAAGAAGATTCAGAAGCAGAGGATAATGTTGAGTTTCTGGACACCTTCAGCATCCTTCAAGAGGATAACGGCCTTGAGTATCAGCTCCCCAAACATCAGAGGTGTGCATGCCACCTGCTGAACTTGGTTGCCACGACAGATGCTGACCTTGCTGAAAAGAAGAGCGACACCTACAAGAGGCTTTCACGTGCCACCTTCGGGAAATGCCAAGCTCTCTGGAATAAGTCAGGCCGTTCGCACACTGCAGCAGAAGCTGTGGAAGAC TACAGCCCAAAACTTTGa
- the LOC124057473 gene encoding cilia- and flagella-associated protein 157-like: protein MQPSSSLFILIYSTSFSYQLKCNKLKKQSKDLAFQCNTLVKDKEDITDCMKFAVVSKKKLEELESQLWAIREDKEALELQHSQQMQKLQEQVDELNSVNMMQVAQCEEQKEQLKQMMQQLSDKESLEKQLVSQKEEHEAAMCRLKMEEELERKRLTEQIQMAVKKSVQMKTLNIVQEERTQLQESLQQTQFLLDKAMALRKKKVTLQDMKKKLCKETDHLNTHLNKNNQKSFTYKKELEQMKQRCQHLEMNLNDCRTKNKNRLDKERDLRQDMASVSEKCRQQTAETSQLAAELRKKSSRCQKLLAIMQKSIMILRQIALASENQCKKQMLLELLERTVPQQTVSTLSISKEKSSEWQKPQSTDPKTASAKTLNLDTDPLFQLSRFRPGDLGFVPRPPWIRKPAVPTTNPKTAPDPIILDVLESSIPVPVHIVPAKPPKVRRFLLYNSTHMEAQTSRLRWQKGANGSSQQ from the exons ATGCAAccctcttcatccctctttATCCTGATTTATTCTACATCCTTTAGCTACCAGCTTAAATGTAACaagctgaagaaacagagcaagGACCTCGCTTTTCAGTGCAACACACTTGTGAAAGACAAGGAAGACATCACTGACTGTATGAAATTCGCCGTGGTGTCAAAAAAGAAgttggaggagctggagagtcAGCTGTGGGCTATCCGGGAGGACAAAGAGGCcctggagctgcagcacagccaGCAGATGCAGAAACTACAGGAGCAGGTGGATGAGCTTAACTCAGTGAACATGATGCAGG tGGCTCAGTGTgaggagcagaaggagcagctgaagcagaTGATGCAGCAGCTGTCTGACAAGGAGTCACTGGAGAAGCAACTGGTCAGTCAGAAGGAAGAGCATGAAGCTGCCATGTGCCGGCTGAAGATGGAAGAAGAGTTGGAGAGGAAACG GTTGACTGAGCAGATACAGATGGCAGTGAAAAAAAGCGTTCAGATGAAGACCTTGAACATTGTTCAGGAGGAGAGGACTCAACTTCAGGAGAGTTTGCAGCAGACTCAGTTCCTCCTGGATAAAGCCATGGCCCTGCGGAAGAAAAAAGTCACCCTGCAAGACATGAAGAAGAAACTTTGCAAAGAGACAGATCACCTGAACAcgcatttaaacaaaaataaccagAAGAGCTTCACCTACAAAAAG GAGCTGGAGCAGATGAAACAGAGGTGCCAACACCTGGAGATGAACCTAAATGACTGTAGAACCAAGAACAAAAACCGCCTGGACAAGGAAAGAGATCTCAG acaggACATGGCCTCAGTGTCTGAGAAGTGCCGCCAACAAACAGCTGAGACCAGTCAGCTGGCAGCCGAGCTAcggaagaagagcagcaggtgCCAGAAGTTGTTGGCCATCATGCAGAAATCGATCATGATTCTCAGACAAATCGCATTG GCATCTGAAAATCAGTGTAAGAAACAGATGCTGCTGGAGCTCCTGGAGAGAACTGTTCCCCAGCAAACAGTCTCCACCCTCAGCATCTCCAAGGAGAAGAGCAGTGAATGGCAAAAACCACAGAGCACTGACCCCAAAACAGCCAG TGCAAAGACCCTGAATCTTGACACAGACCCACTGTTCCAGCTGTCCCGCTTCAGGCCAGGTGACCTTGGCTTTGTACCTCGACCCCCATGGATACGCAAACCAGCCGTCCCCACCACCAACCCAaag ACTGCTCCTGATCCCATCATCCTGGATGTCCTCGAGAGCAGTATCCCTGTACCTGTTCACATTGTTCCTGCCAAGCCGCCGAAAGTCAGGCGATTTCTGCTATATAACTCGACCCACATGGAAGCACAAACCAGTCGTCTCCGATGGCAAAAG GGAGCCAATGGATCCAGTCAGCAGTGA
- the LOC124057472 gene encoding RING finger protein 208, with protein MNPYEDADLNSHPCDVTASGSLPSPPPYSPPDPYSNSPNPYLSATLPSPPVIQTGHSYLTVLNHNSPPYQASSSQDGHQTPVPSPDSSTSSFPASDPGFRFSLQSSLAPVTPRAQTQSALNPYHAPTAISPCQVSVIVPSPDLSLSPLQSQCSEDTSPDLECSICFSQFNNIFRCPKMLQCQHTFCLECLARINVKSAQPSTIQCPLCRSFTPLPSLGLPRLATDSNVLSYLPAAMQRVYSIRFVRSKGKLQVKRSSEGRQRWGQRSLMSLRSANHSLNVGLPSPPVEGRGEVGGALFRLTGRPACRAFLLTSVVMMMLLLTGIIIFLIIFKNGGTIVIS; from the exons ATGAATCCCTATGAAGATGCAGACCTTAACTCTCACCCATGTGATGTCACTGCTTCTGGGTCTTTACCAAGTCCACCTCCATATTCACCTCCTGACCCTTACAGTAATTCCCCTAATCCATATCTGTCTGCCACCTTGCCATCGCCTCCAGTCATCCAGACAGGACACAGCTACCTGACGGTTTTAAACCATAATTCCCCTCCCTATCAGGCCTCATCAAGCCAAGATGGACATCAAACCCCGGTCCCATCACCAGACAGCTCCACTTCTTCATTCCCAGCCTCTGATCCAGGCTTTAGGTTCAGTCTTCAGTCCAGCCTAGCTCCAGTGACGCCTCGAGCTCAAACTCAGTCTGCTCTTAACCCTTACCATGCCCCCACCGCAATCTCACCCTGCCAGGTGTCCGTCATTGTCCCATCCCCAGACCTCAGCCTGTCTCCTCTCCAGTCTCAGTGCTCAGAGGACACCAGCCCAGACTTGGAGTGCTCCATCTGCTTCAGCCAGTTCAACAACATCTTCCGCTGTCCCAAGATGCTTCAGTGCCAACACACGTTCTGCCTGGAGTGCCTGGCACGCATCAATGTCAAGTCAGCTCAGCCCAGCACCATCCAGTGCCCGCTGTGCCGCAGTTTCACACCCCTGCCCTCCCTCGGGCTGCCCAGACTGGCCACAGACTCGAATGTGCTGTCTTATCTGCCGGCCGCCATGCAGAGAGTCTATAGCATCCGCTTCGTCCGCAGCAAAGGGAAACTGCAGGTCAAAAG gTCGTCTGAAGGTCGTCAGCGCTGGGGTCAGAGGTCGCTGATGTCTCTGAGGTCAGCGAACCACTCTCTGAACGTGGGGCTTCCCAGCCCACCCGTCGAGGGTCGCGGCGAGGTGGGCGGGGCTTTGTTCAGACTGACGGGTCGGCCAGCGTGCCGAGCCTTCCTCCTGACgtctgtggtgatgatgatgttgctgctgACAGGCATCATTATCTTCCttatcattttcaaaaatggtG gtACCATTGTGATTTCATAG
- the LOC124057474 gene encoding uncharacterized protein LOC124057474 isoform X2: MAVAGEVVTMDEEEQSERKEEEIQNKNPWPNLEELFVFKRQQGNNVIMQCKMCLPSKTELSAYKTSTSNLRKHVVQGVQKRFRVMMEDRELISAAILLPKFKTGWTDKVEVTEAGLLYVRHQLDQMADAEVEQGAESRQHLSDEEDYFSAMKSRKSEGSGELEGYLACASDSMDLLNSFPNIKKLSLKLNTGLPASAACERLFSSAGLLFTAKRARITAQNFENQLLLKLNKSFTGLKL; the protein is encoded by the exons ATGGCTGTTGCAGGTGAGGTGGTTACAATGGATGAGGAGGAACAGTCAGAacggaaagaagaggaaatacaaaacaaaaacccttgGCCCAACTTGGAAGAGCTCTTCGTGTTCAAACGCCAACAGGGGAACAACGTAATAATGCagtgcaaaatgtgtttgccCAGCAAAACGGAGCTTTCAGCCTACAAAACTTCGACGTCTAACTTGCGAAAGCATGTGGTG CAAGGAGTCCAGAAGCGCTTCAGAGTCATGATGGAGGACCGAGAGCTTATCTCAGCAGCAATCCTCCTACCCAAATTTAAGACGGGCTGGACTGACAAAGTTGAAGTCACTGAAGCAG GACTTCTTTATGTGAGGCATCAACTGGACCAGATGGCAGATgctgaggtggagcagggtGCAGAGAGCAGGCAGCATTTATCAGACGAGGAGGACTACTTTTCAGCAATGAAATCCCGCAAGTCAGAGGGTTCTGGGGAATTGGAGGGGTACCTGGCCTGTGCGTCAGACAGCATGGACCTGCTCAATTCCTTTCCAAACATTAAGAAACTGTCGTTGAAGCTCAACACAGGCCTTCCTGCCTCAGCCGCCTGTGAGAGACTATTTAGTTCTGCCGGGTTGCTCTTCACGGCAAAGAGAGCAAGAATTACAGCCCAAAACTTTGaaaaccagctgctgctgaaactaaacaaaagctTTACTGGTCTGAAATTGTAG